The window AGCAAACGTATCAGGAGAACCTGAATCTTTCCAGTCGGCGTCCAGTGCGTGATCACCAGACAGGAGCCACTCTGTGTATTTTTTACGCAGATTGCCTTTGAATGGTTTGTTGACCACAACATCGCACACCTGCAGCTGACTTGTCATTCCCCACATAATGATCAGCAAGTCGCCATTCATCGACTTCACTTGTTTTTTGACTGGATCAGACAAATGTCCACATGATGCATCCAAAATCAGCatgttcctctttttttctgagTCCTCCAAGCTGTGTGCTCCACACAACCTTGAGCAAGTCCATTACAAGCTCGCTTTCCATTCCGCCCTTTTCCTGGGCATGTACAATAATACCAGCTGGCATTGCCCCCCTAGGTACTGTCTTACGTTTTAAAATCACATACGGAGGGTGTTTGGTCCCTTCTGCGAGGCAGGCTAACATGACGGTAACGTGCCTCTTCTCAATCCCAgtgaattttaaaataaaatttctcaCCTTTCTTGTGTACAGTGACAGGTGTTGGCATGTGAAAAAACACAGGTGTTTGATCAGCATTACCAATCTGATCCTGTGAGTAAGAGTGCTTTTTTCCTCAAGTTGATCACATAGCGCTGAAAAGACAACTGCTTCTCTCCAAAGTCAGAAGGCAGGCGCTTTGCTAGACTTCTTCTGCGTCGCAGCGTTAGTCCGTTACGCCGCATCATTCTTTTATACCAGCCGAGGCTTAAATTGAAGTCAGCGGTGAGTATGTTTAGCTCTTTGGCAATTTCCACGGCTCTGCTGATAGGTCTCCCGTCCTTTCGTTTCTCGTCCACCCTCCTGTTGAGCTCTTGGAAGCGGCCGCTCTGAGGACCACGGAAAGCTTTTCTCTGACTGAGAGCATTTTTAGGCGATCTTTTTGAGCTCTCCATCTCCGTACATTACACTCTGTGACACCATATTCCACAGCCGCTTTGCATCGTCTTATAATCAGGCTAATAAGGTAAACTGTTTATAATATAAATGTCAATCAAATATCACATCTATAATCTAGAATCAAGAATGCTGCTTCATCAGGATTTTAAATGATAATCATATGCTAATGCTGTTAAAATCACCAAAATGTACGGTATCCActtatatttaatgtttttcttaATGCCCCATGCATATAAATAGCCAGAGAAGATTTGTGTGATTTCAGATAAACAAGCTGATTCTGGTAGATGTCCCATGTCCTCTGACACAGTTTCAGTCTGACATATAATTTCAATAATAAGGAATGAGGAATTGTTGCTTAATTCCCTTTACAGACTCTGAAATGTTTTCTTTGACTCCCTCCAGTCAAACGTCAAGTTCTTGGCCCTGACGGACACCATGACCTCTGACCTCAATCTGAGCTCCCTGCTGAACGTGAGCGAGCTGCACAATCACTCGCGAGGATGCCCTCTCACCAGGACAGGCTTCCAGTTCTACTACCTCCCCACAGTCTACATCATTGTGTTCATCACAGGCCTGGTGGGCAACAGCTTGGCCATCTGGATGTTTGTGTGCCACATGCGGCCATGGAGCAGCATTTCTGTCTACATGTTCAACCTGGCGCTGGCCGACTTTTGCTACGTCCTCTCGCTGCCCTTCCTCATCTTTTACTACTTCAACAAAACCGACTGGATCTTTGGTGATATGATGTGCCGGCTGCAGCGCTTTATCTTCCACGTCAACCTGTACGGCAGCATCCTTTTCCTCACATGCATCAGCATCCACCGCTACACAGGCGTGGTGCACCCACTCAAGTCCTTGGGCCGACTCAAAAAGAAGAATGCTGTCATCACTAGCGCGCTGGTGTGGGCTGTGGTGGTCCTGGCCATTTCGCCCATACTCTACTACTCGCGGACAGGCTCCAAGCGCAACGCCACAACTTGTTACGACACAACCACCGAGGACGAGCTTCCTGGTTACTTCATCTACAGCATGATATTGACTGTCTTCGGCTTCTGCATCcccttcatcatcatcttctgTTGCTACGGCATGATCGTCAAAGCCTTAATCTACAACGACATGAATAATGCACCCCTTCGGCAGAAATCCATCTACCTGGTCATCATCGTGCTGGCGGTTTTTGCTGTCTCCTACCTGCCTTTTCACGTCATGAAAAACCTGAACATGCGGGCACGGCTGTACTTTCAAAGCCCCGCCATGTGTGGCTTTAACAACCGCGTCTACGCAACTTACCAGGTGACTCGCGGTCTGGCCAGCCTCAACAGCTGCGTGGACCCCATCCTCTACTTCTTGGCCGGCGATACGTTCAGGAGGAAACTCTCACGCGCCACCAAGAAACAACCCAAAAAGGGAGACAATGTCCTTCAGAGTGAAGACACTGCGCTCAACGGCCTGGCAAAGTATGTGGAGAACGGGGTGCGGCGAGTGTGAAGTGAAGCCGTCCTTATCTACAGTATTGGATAATAGAAGCACTTTCCAATCCTACAGGCCATTTTTAACTGTGACAAATGATGTGCTCTAGTGCTGTGTTTTGCACACGTGTCGTCTTATGTGACATACCCTAGCCGCAATATTAGGCACACCTAGACGACTTATTGGTTAGAATGCAAATCGTGCTTTTACAAAGTTAAtaatgcactttagtgttttggGATACTTATTTCTATCCATCCAGCTATTTTCTAAAGCACGTGTCCTCACTTCATCTCACAGGTAAACTGGATTCAAATGACTTTCCACAAAGTGGCCGGTTTTTAACTTAGAATCACTCGACTATGAGGCAGATGCGCAAACCACTGGATCACAATTGGGAATTACATGTGTCGTTAATTTAAAGCATTAAGGAATAAATTGGTTTGAGATTTAATTTGCTGAGCACATGCAGTATTTATATTCCACACCATTTTACAAGATTTTAGTCAGCTCTTTGACAGAAATTCTAGCGATCCATGTTCTACAGTGCTTTTCCTCATCAGTGGCCTATCCCAGATGATGTTTTTgtccaagactggtcgccagacaaTCGTAGGATTGCAGCATTTGCAAACATGGACTTTATGAAAATCTATTCAATCCCTAGCTTTGTCCTTCTTTCCCGGTCTGTTATAATTTAATAGATCTGTGTATTCAGTTATGTCATTTCAGTCAAAAgaaggggacatatttattCCACTACATTCATCTATTATTGGGTGTGGCATAGCCTACTTGTAAAGCCAAAATAATGTGAGTAGTAGAGAacttaaatataaattt of the Stigmatopora argus isolate UIUO_Sarg chromosome 10, RoL_Sarg_1.0, whole genome shotgun sequence genome contains:
- the p2ry1 gene encoding P2Y purinoceptor 1, which gives rise to MTSDLNLSSLLNVSELHNHSRGCPLTRTGFQFYYLPTVYIIVFITGLVGNSLAIWMFVCHMRPWSSISVYMFNLALADFCYVLSLPFLIFYYFNKTDWIFGDMMCRLQRFIFHVNLYGSILFLTCISIHRYTGVVHPLKSLGRLKKKNAVITSALVWAVVVLAISPILYYSRTGSKRNATTCYDTTTEDELPGYFIYSMILTVFGFCIPFIIIFCCYGMIVKALIYNDMNNAPLRQKSIYLVIIVLAVFAVSYLPFHVMKNLNMRARLYFQSPAMCGFNNRVYATYQVTRGLASLNSCVDPILYFLAGDTFRRKLSRATKKQPKKGDNVLQSEDTALNGLAKYVENGVRRV